Genomic segment of Methanobrevibacter sp.:
TTAGGTGGCGGAGATGACACTGTTAAGATAGGTTACTTACCTTCTGATCACGATGCTGCATTATTTGTTGCTGATGCTCAAGGTTTGTATAATGATAGTAACATTACCACTGAACTCGTTCAATTTAACAACGGTGGAGACTTAATGACTGCTATGGCTAGTGGTGAGGTCGATGTTGGTTATGTTGGAATTACTCCTGTTTTATCTTCAATTGCAAAAGATGTCCCTGTAAAAGTTATTTCTTCTGCTCAAACTGAAGGATCAGGTATTGTTGTAACTGATGATTCTGGAATCAACTCTGCAGCTGATTTAGAAGGAAAAAATATTGCAACTCCTGGTGAAGCTTCAATTCAAAATGCTTTACTCGTTTACTACTTAAACCAAACTGGTTTAACCGTAGATGATTTAAATGTATCTGCAATGAAAGTTCCTTCTATGAATGATGCTTTAAAAACTGGTCAAATTGACGGTATTGTCACTTTCCAACCTTATGTATCCATTGCTGCAAATGAAAGCAATTCTCATGTATTAGCAGATTCTGATGAAATTTTACCAGACCACCCATGTTGTGTGGTTGTTGCTTCTGATGACTTCATCAAAAACCACGAAGATCAAGCAAAAGCTATTGTATCTATCCATGAAAATGCAACTAAATTCATCAATGAAAAAGTTGCAAATGGTAATGCTGATGAAGTTGTAAAACTCTTACCAGAAGACATCGTTTCTGATGCTGCTTTAGAAGCTGACTCTTTAGAAAACTTCCCATTCATCTCAGGTATTGATGATGATTTCAAAGCAGATGTTGATGCATTCCAAGAACTTGAAGTAAGTATTGGTCTTTTAAACAATACTATTCCTCAAGATAAAATTTACTGGGAAGCATAGTTAAATTAACTATGCTTTTTAACTTTCTTTTTTTAAAATTTCATATTTTATTCCATTAAGAGTTTCACATATTTTAATTTAGTATTCACTGTTATTGTTTATTCATTCTTTTAATATGTGTTATTGTTCATATTCTTTAATATTTTAAATAAAATATTGATTAATGATAT
This window contains:
- a CDS encoding ABC transporter substrate-binding protein; the encoded protein is MNKKITFILVLALAACLVMGSASAGIFDFLGGGDDTVKIGYLPSDHDAALFVADAQGLYNDSNITTELVQFNNGGDLMTAMASGEVDVGYVGITPVLSSIAKDVPVKVISSAQTEGSGIVVTDDSGINSAADLEGKNIATPGEASIQNALLVYYLNQTGLTVDDLNVSAMKVPSMNDALKTGQIDGIVTFQPYVSIAANESNSHVLADSDEILPDHPCCVVVASDDFIKNHEDQAKAIVSIHENATKFINEKVANGNADEVVKLLPEDIVSDAALEADSLENFPFISGIDDDFKADVDAFQELEVSIGLLNNTIPQDKIYWEA